A section of the Humulus lupulus chromosome 2, drHumLupu1.1, whole genome shotgun sequence genome encodes:
- the LOC133814090 gene encoding uncharacterized protein LOC133814090, translating to MKQRANRRRSSVRPSLVADVTVSPPPEVVVPSSVDASEPSAVATSPDRVVSPALDPSLAMAIVPVPPTVAKMSPYPPSMSLPEMVTASAPPVSPTVGVVNAHPPCSVGKSSPPVSVSSPKRVTWSSIVSVSPLGESSPLPNPNPPSASPPKWPSLSKQSSPNTPKTRSTFKTKPKPHVPVQSKGKGKVPVSSPPRKSSAPKRKPKDTQFEPSPKKSKHAFNPKDSVSIVDPSSIQYFVDATKASHYQRWFVVNTVSKLVSLHPILIREFYANLDRSVLDGKNEDCLTAFVRGSRIKFAPSTIARALKVPKVLKPAYNKSFSPDQSTMGQVLTDLPDYVWGNHDIPITKLTPFYRVLHRVALYNWFPNSHLSSVTLEIGKFLYVLGTGMSIDMSTLIYDRIFDVASSTGTRNKLPYPSLIQKIIQPAKPPLTTNDFQVTNPILSKSFLATLNKKVSSIAPSSSKPSKLKAPLFKGLSDSS from the exons ATGAAGCAAAGAGCTAATCGTCGTCGTTCGAGTGTCCGACCTTCTCTTGTCGCTGATGTGACTGTCTCTCCTCCTCCGGAGGTGGTTGTCCCTTCTTCTGTGGATGCATCTGAGCCATCTGCAGTCGCCACATCGCCTGATCGGGTTGTGTCCCCTGCTCTTGATCCTAGTTTGGCTATGGCCATCGTTCCGGTTCCGCCTACCGTCGCGAAGATGTCTCCATATCCTCCGTCGATGTCCCTTCCCGAGATGGTGACTGCGTCTGCTCCTCCAGTCAGTCCTACAGTTGGTGTGGTCAATGCCCATCCACCTTGTTCAGTTGGTAAGTCTTCTCCACCTGTCTCTGTATCTTCTCCTAAACGTGTTACTTGGTCTTCTATAGTGTCTGTGTCTCCCCTTGGTGAGTCCTCTCCATTGCCGAACCCAAACCCACCATCTGCTTCTCCTCCCAAGTGGCCTTCTCTATCTAAGCAGTCCTCACCAAATACTCCCAAGACACGGTCTACCTTCAAGACCAAACCCAAACCCCATGTTCCTGTGCAGTCCAAAGGAAAGGGTAAAGTGCCTGTTTCATCACCTCCCAGAAAATCCTCGGCTCCAAAACGTAAGCCCAAGGACACTCAGTTTGAACCCTCTCCTAAAAAATCCAAGCATGCCTTTAACCCTAAGGATTCTGTGTCTATCGTTGACCCATCCTCTATCCAATACTTTGTTGATGCTACCAAGGCCTCACATTATCAAAGATGGTTTGTT GTTAATACCGTGTCCAAATTGGTGTCTCTTCATCCCATTCTCATTAGGGAGTTTTATGCTAATTTAGATAGGTCTGTTTTAGATGGGAAAAATGAGGATTGTCTTACTGCTTTTGTAAGGGGTAGTCGTATAAAATTTGCACCATCCACTATTGCTCGTGCTCTCAAGGTTCCAAAAGTACTTAAACCTGCCTATAATAAATCCTTCAGTCCAGATCAATCTACCATGGGACAAGTTCTAACTGACCTGCCTGATTATGTTTGGGGGAATCATGATATTCCTATAACAAAGTTGACTCCTTTCTATCGGGTTCTTCATCGAGTGGCCTTGTATAATTGGTTTCCCAATTCCCACCTCTCATCTGTTACACTTGAGATTGGGAAGTTTTTATATGTTTTGGGTACTGGCATGTCTATTGATATGTCTACTCTCATTTATGATCGAATTTTTGATGTGGCCTCCTCTACTGGTACTCGTAACAAGCTGCCCTATCCAAGCTTGATTCAGAAGATTATTCAGCCTGCCAAACCGCCGTTGACCACTAATGACTTCCAGGTTACGAATCCTATTTTGTCTAAAAGTTTTCTAGCAACTCTCAACAAGAAGGTTTCTTCCATTGCTCCTTCTTCTTCGAAGCCGTCTAAGCTCAAAGCTCCTTTGTTTAAAGGTTTGTCTGATTCTAGTTGA